A window of Costertonia aggregata contains these coding sequences:
- a CDS encoding AGE family epimerase/isomerase: MKKYAEIYKNELLNEVVPFWEKHALDKEFGGYFTCLNEKGEIYDTDKFTWLQARQIWMFSTLYQSVQNKETWKDIAVLGADFLEKYGRDPNGDWYFSLTQNGRPLVQPYNIFSDCFAAMAFGKLYEIEPKERYAQIAKATFENILSRQHNPKGRYSKIYRGTRNLQNFALPMILCNLALELEPLLGAHKVSEVTDSVIHLVMNTFYDGESGLILENVSDKGEFVNSFEGRLLNPGHAIEAMWFIMNLGIRKKDTALIENVERIMFQQLEHGWDEKYGGIFYFMDIKGHPPQQLEHDQKLWWVHLETLVALGKTYAHNQNPKAAAWFKKVHEYTWNHFRDTKNGGEWFGYLNRQGDVALNLKGGKWKGCFHVPRALMEVWKALEKTDL, encoded by the coding sequence ATGAAAAAATATGCGGAAATCTACAAAAACGAACTCCTGAACGAAGTCGTCCCCTTTTGGGAAAAACATGCTCTGGACAAAGAATTTGGTGGATATTTTACCTGTTTGAACGAAAAGGGTGAAATTTACGATACCGATAAGTTTACTTGGCTTCAGGCCCGGCAAATATGGATGTTTTCAACGCTTTACCAATCGGTGCAAAATAAAGAAACGTGGAAGGATATTGCGGTTTTGGGTGCAGACTTCTTGGAAAAATACGGCCGAGACCCAAATGGTGATTGGTACTTTTCACTTACTCAAAATGGCCGGCCCCTTGTGCAACCCTACAATATTTTCTCCGATTGTTTTGCAGCAATGGCGTTTGGCAAATTATATGAAATCGAACCAAAGGAACGCTATGCCCAAATTGCAAAGGCAACTTTTGAGAATATTTTGAGTAGACAGCATAATCCAAAAGGGAGATATAGTAAAATATATCGTGGTACACGAAATCTTCAGAATTTTGCATTACCCATGATTTTGTGCAATCTTGCTTTGGAACTGGAACCGCTTTTAGGAGCTCATAAAGTTTCCGAAGTAACCGATTCGGTCATCCATTTGGTGATGAACACGTTTTATGATGGGGAAAGTGGCCTAATACTCGAAAATGTTTCAGATAAAGGGGAGTTCGTGAATAGTTTTGAGGGCCGTCTCTTAAATCCCGGTCACGCCATTGAAGCGATGTGGTTTATCATGAATTTGGGTATCCGAAAGAAAGATACCGCATTGATTGAAAATGTAGAGAGAATAATGTTTCAACAGCTTGAACATGGTTGGGATGAAAAATATGGTGGTATTTTCTATTTTATGGATATCAAAGGGCATCCCCCACAACAATTGGAACATGACCAAAAACTGTGGTGGGTGCATTTGGAAACCTTGGTGGCCTTGGGAAAAACCTACGCCCATAACCAAAACCCCAAAGCGGCGGCATGGTTCAAAAAAGTGCACGAGTACACCTGGAACCATTTCAGAGACACGAAAAACGGAGGGGAATGGTTCGGTTACTTGAACAGACAGGGCGATGTTGCGCTAAATCTTAAAGGAGGTAAATGGAAAGGGTGTTTTCATGTACCAAGGGCATTGATGGAAGTGTGGAAAGCATTGGAAAAAACAGATTTATGA
- a CDS encoding FAD-dependent oxidoreductase produces the protein MKKLYFFSLAFLMVYYTAAQKKVDVLIIGGGAGGTSAGIQASRMGARVQIIEATPWLGGMLTSAGVSAIDGNHQMPSGIWGEFRQKLRNHYGGANALATGWVSHTLFEPSVGNKILQEMATIPNLDIALNAVYTKIQEKDKGWHVSYEQNGKTYSTASRILIDATEIGELLPIVGADFRLGMDSKKDTGEHEAPKEANSIVQDMTYVLILEDVSTGSGIRRKDKRGLVKKPKSYDSKAYECACKREDGEMFGGVSNCQQMLDYGKLPNNKYMINWPNCGNDYYLDWPNMTVDERREKLQEAKAFTQGFVYYIQNELGFKNLRVAEEFPTEDNFPMLPYDREARRAKGKVFLTVDHLERPYDFDFYRTGIAVGDYPIDHHHDKNPKAPKIDFIHIKVPSYNVPLGSLIPEKTKNFIVAEKNISVSNIVNGATRLQPVVLGIGQAAGTLAAISIHEGKDPSQVSIRDVQNALLESKAYIMPFKDVTKEDVAFKSVQRVGATGILKAYGVPYKWANETWFYPERTVSEYELKQGLINYYPKLAAMHASGQDVTLSYFKKLVEFIWPDYDVAQIETHWDQWNIKAPPAKKALNRRTVSLLIDAVLNPFEIEIDYEGKIKSK, from the coding sequence ATGAAAAAATTATATTTCTTTTCTTTAGCGTTTTTAATGGTTTATTACACCGCAGCCCAAAAAAAAGTGGATGTCTTGATCATAGGTGGCGGAGCTGGTGGAACATCGGCAGGAATCCAAGCCTCACGAATGGGCGCGAGGGTTCAAATCATAGAAGCTACACCATGGTTGGGAGGAATGTTGACTTCGGCAGGGGTGTCGGCCATTGACGGCAATCATCAAATGCCATCCGGAATTTGGGGCGAGTTCCGTCAAAAACTACGAAATCATTACGGCGGCGCAAATGCCTTGGCCACGGGTTGGGTAAGCCATACACTTTTTGAACCTTCGGTAGGGAATAAAATCCTTCAGGAAATGGCGACTATTCCCAATTTGGATATTGCCCTTAATGCTGTTTACACCAAGATACAAGAGAAAGATAAGGGTTGGCATGTTTCCTATGAGCAAAATGGGAAAACCTACTCCACAGCATCCAGAATTTTGATAGATGCTACCGAAATAGGGGAACTGTTGCCGATCGTAGGTGCCGATTTTCGATTGGGAATGGATTCCAAGAAAGATACGGGGGAGCACGAAGCCCCCAAAGAGGCAAATTCAATCGTTCAAGATATGACCTATGTTTTGATACTTGAGGATGTGTCAACAGGTTCCGGCATTCGCCGAAAAGACAAAAGAGGTTTGGTGAAAAAACCAAAAAGCTACGATTCAAAAGCCTATGAATGTGCCTGCAAACGTGAAGATGGCGAAATGTTCGGGGGAGTTTCCAATTGCCAACAAATGCTGGACTATGGTAAATTACCCAACAATAAATATATGATAAACTGGCCCAATTGTGGCAATGATTATTATTTGGATTGGCCCAACATGACCGTCGACGAGCGCCGGGAAAAATTGCAGGAGGCCAAAGCCTTTACACAGGGTTTTGTCTATTACATCCAAAACGAACTCGGGTTCAAAAACTTAAGGGTAGCCGAAGAGTTTCCCACGGAAGATAATTTTCCCATGTTACCCTATGACCGTGAAGCGAGACGGGCAAAAGGGAAGGTATTTTTGACCGTTGACCATCTGGAGCGACCCTATGATTTTGACTTTTATAGAACGGGAATAGCCGTTGGCGATTACCCTATTGACCATCATCACGACAAAAATCCCAAGGCACCAAAAATTGATTTTATACATATTAAAGTCCCAAGTTATAACGTACCATTGGGCAGTTTGATTCCTGAAAAAACAAAGAACTTTATCGTTGCGGAAAAGAATATAAGTGTATCCAATATTGTTAACGGTGCAACCAGGCTACAGCCCGTTGTCCTGGGTATAGGTCAAGCGGCGGGAACATTGGCGGCGATTTCAATTCATGAGGGAAAAGACCCCTCCCAAGTATCAATACGAGACGTGCAAAACGCTTTGTTGGAAAGTAAAGCCTACATAATGCCCTTTAAAGATGTCACAAAAGAAGATGTTGCGTTTAAATCCGTTCAACGCGTTGGAGCCACAGGCATATTAAAAGCCTATGGCGTACCTTATAAATGGGCCAATGAGACGTGGTTTTATCCTGAACGTACGGTGTCGGAATATGAGCTTAAGCAAGGCCTTATCAATTATTACCCAAAGCTTGCTGCCATGCACGCATCGGGTCAAGATGTTACGCTTTCCTATTTTAAAAAGCTGGTAGAATTTATATGGCCCGACTACGATGTAGCACAAATTGAGACTCATTGGGACCAGTGGAACATAAAGGCACCCCCAGCCAAAAAAGCATTGAATAGAAGAACCGTTAGTTTGCTTATTGATGCTGTTTTGAATCCATTCGAAATTGAAATCGATTACGAGGGAAAAATAAAATCCAAGTAG
- a CDS encoding site-specific integrase: MASNAKVVIRKKPNKEGLYPLAIRITKNRRSTYHYVGHYIDLKDWDEKNLRVRKSHTNANRLNNLISTKLLEANKTLIDLQSDKKDFSANQIKEALYSESKSSTFYEVARDFLSELESNKKLSQLSTDKARVNHVINFNKSKQLTFQEIDEAFLRKFKIYLKKLNLSERSIVNNLVVIRTIYNRAIKMGVVDRKFYPFGSGKIRIKFPETEKIGLTKKEIKSFESAKNLTENETHARNVWLFSFYFAGIRAADLLKIRWSDIYDDRLHYRMNKNSKLLSLKIPEKVFPILEYYKSEKRDNDDFVFPEMKKADLKDAKDVYAKTKTATKKFNKYLVGVAKKAKITKKVTMHIARHSFGHISEDKIPIKMLQKLYRHSSVTTTIKYQANFIHKDADDALDSVVNF, encoded by the coding sequence ATGGCCTCAAATGCAAAAGTAGTTATAAGAAAGAAACCAAATAAAGAAGGGCTTTATCCTTTGGCAATCCGCATAACCAAGAACCGTCGCTCAACATATCACTATGTTGGTCATTACATAGATTTAAAAGATTGGGATGAGAAGAACTTACGTGTTAGGAAATCCCATACTAATGCTAACAGATTAAATAATTTGATTTCCACCAAGCTATTAGAGGCCAATAAAACACTAATAGATTTACAGTCAGATAAAAAAGATTTCTCTGCAAATCAAATAAAAGAAGCACTCTATTCAGAGTCAAAATCGAGTACTTTTTATGAAGTTGCAAGAGATTTTCTTTCCGAACTTGAATCCAATAAAAAGCTCTCTCAACTGTCTACCGATAAGGCTCGTGTTAACCACGTAATAAACTTTAATAAGTCAAAGCAGTTGACCTTTCAAGAAATAGACGAAGCCTTTTTGAGAAAATTTAAGATTTATTTGAAAAAATTAAATCTCTCTGAAAGGTCGATAGTTAATAATCTTGTTGTTATAAGAACAATATACAACAGAGCGATAAAAATGGGTGTTGTTGATAGAAAATTTTATCCATTTGGCTCAGGTAAGATTAGGATAAAATTCCCTGAAACTGAAAAAATAGGATTGACCAAGAAAGAAATAAAGTCGTTTGAATCTGCTAAAAATCTTACTGAAAATGAAACTCACGCACGAAACGTATGGTTATTCAGTTTCTATTTTGCAGGTATCAGAGCTGCCGATTTGCTGAAAATTAGATGGTCAGATATTTATGATGATAGACTTCACTACCGTATGAATAAAAATTCCAAATTACTATCTCTCAAAATACCAGAAAAAGTCTTCCCTATATTGGAATATTACAAATCTGAAAAACGGGACAATGACGATTTCGTTTTTCCCGAAATGAAAAAGGCAGATTTAAAAGATGCGAAAGATGTCTATGCCAAGACCAAAACGGCTACTAAAAAGTTCAATAAATATTTGGTTGGGGTCGCCAAGAAAGCAAAAATTACCAAAAAGGTAACTATGCATATAGCTCGACACAGCTTTGGCCATATCTCAGAAGACAAAATTCCTATTAAAATGCTTCAAAAACTTTACAGGCATTCATCCGTTACTACTACAATAAAATATCAAGCCAATTTCATCCATAAAGATGCAGATGATGCTTTGGACAGCGTTGTCAATTTTTAG
- a CDS encoding DUF4238 domain-containing protein: MAKNEPIKQHYIPRSYLKNFGVEAKKGNYLVDAYRLEDDLLLEKISTKSICFKKNLYTIPNAEVDRKYDLEHHYAEHVDSEFPKIYRLLVDESVKILTPEQKKQVLYVCLSLYFRTPRFLNHQNAFTDQILDRMLLYADENGEVKFTFEEERHEFNIKDIDKVRQEFKERNRIKFLVQHLEKWKEFVDFKYDCTINVHRINDKDAPLITCDNPVSIRGIKSTRFEGLFNPDSVITLPLDTQYYLEIFPNSIADGQTIIHRMVHDRDYVFTTNAIIQSNAEKLIIGKPGTIEKHFEIQSSYEESENGEQFVEKAKFKLEELQKFHQICEKTGLTSTETIGQLKKMLNHKYFKDEDQLIKMKRLLIATGHWK; this comes from the coding sequence ATGGCAAAAAACGAACCCATCAAACAACACTACATACCACGTTCCTACCTAAAAAATTTTGGTGTCGAAGCCAAAAAGGGCAACTATTTAGTAGATGCTTATAGACTTGAAGACGATTTGCTACTTGAAAAGATTAGCACGAAAAGTATCTGTTTCAAAAAAAATCTTTACACAATTCCGAATGCTGAAGTTGATAGGAAATACGATTTAGAACACCATTACGCCGAACACGTAGATTCAGAATTTCCCAAAATATATAGACTACTTGTTGATGAAAGTGTGAAAATATTGACCCCTGAGCAAAAGAAACAGGTATTATACGTATGTCTATCTCTTTACTTTAGAACACCAAGATTTCTTAATCATCAAAATGCCTTTACTGACCAAATTTTAGATAGAATGCTACTGTATGCAGACGAAAATGGCGAGGTGAAATTTACGTTTGAAGAAGAAAGACACGAGTTCAATATAAAGGATATAGATAAAGTTAGACAAGAATTTAAAGAGCGAAACAGGATTAAATTCTTGGTGCAGCACTTAGAGAAATGGAAAGAGTTTGTGGACTTTAAATATGATTGCACGATAAATGTCCATCGAATTAATGATAAAGATGCACCATTGATTACCTGCGATAATCCAGTATCTATACGTGGTATAAAATCAACGCGATTCGAAGGCCTTTTCAATCCTGACTCAGTAATAACTTTACCGTTAGATACTCAATATTATTTGGAAATCTTTCCGAACAGCATTGCTGATGGTCAAACTATAATTCATAGAATGGTTCACGATAGGGATTATGTGTTTACGACCAACGCTATCATTCAGAGTAATGCTGAGAAGTTGATAATTGGAAAGCCAGGAACAATAGAAAAACATTTTGAAATTCAATCAAGTTATGAAGAATCTGAAAATGGCGAACAATTTGTTGAAAAGGCAAAATTTAAGTTAGAGGAACTTCAAAAGTTTCATCAAATTTGTGAAAAGACGGGATTAACTTCGACTGAAACAATTGGTCAGCTTAAAAAGATGCTTAACCATAAATATTTCAAAGATGAAGACCAACTCATTAAGATGAAAAGGCTTTTAATTGCAACTGGACATTGGAAATAA
- a CDS encoding HYC_CC_PP family protein, which yields MKQAFHKILSISMAFVVMFSTMSFTVDMHYCGDNLVDFSLFSKAEGCGMEKAQPTKTCENPKMTEKSCCTDQQIVKEGKDDLKISFDTLSFEQQTFVAAFTYSYINLFEVTESEEVPFNDYPRPFVKRDVQVLHQTFLI from the coding sequence ATGAAACAGGCTTTCCATAAAATATTATCCATTTCGATGGCCTTTGTAGTGATGTTCTCTACTATGTCATTTACTGTGGATATGCATTATTGTGGGGACAATTTGGTCGATTTCAGTTTATTCTCAAAAGCTGAAGGTTGCGGAATGGAAAAAGCGCAACCTACCAAAACTTGTGAGAATCCTAAAATGACTGAGAAATCTTGTTGTACTGACCAACAAATTGTAAAGGAAGGCAAAGACGACCTTAAAATATCTTTTGACACACTTTCTTTCGAGCAGCAAACGTTCGTCGCTGCTTTTACCTATTCTTATATAAACTTATTTGAAGTAACCGAATCTGAAGAAGTTCCTTTCAACGATTACCCGCGACCCTTTGTCAAACGGGATGTGCAAGTGCTGCACCAGACTTTCTTAATTTGA
- a CDS encoding efflux RND transporter permease subunit → MLNKSIKFLIENKLVAVLLLALFVGWGIVNAPFNWETGFLPTDPVAVDAIPDIGENQQIVFTKWQGRSPQDIEDQITYPLTTSLLGIPGVKTIRSSSMFGFSSIYIIFEEDIEFYWSRSRILEKLNSLPANLLPDGVNPSLGPDATGLGQIFWYTLEGRDKDGNVTGGWDLQELRSIQDYYVKYGLSSASGVSEVASIGGYVQEYQVDIDPEKMRQYNVSMGDVVKAVKQSNQDIGAQTLEINQAEYLVRGLGYVKSIADIENAVVDSENFTSIRIKDVANVHLGPATRRGILDKEGAEVVGGVVVARYGANPLEVINNVKAQIAEISSGLPTKTLSDGRISQVTIVPFYDRTELIQETLGTLNEALTLEILITILVIIIMVFNLRASILISGLLPVAVLMVFITMKLFNVDANIVALSGIAIAIGTMVDVGVILAENMIRHLEDEKLRLNENGKEYTTNEIIYNATAEVSGAILTAVLTTIISFLPVFTMIGAEGKLFRPLAFTKTMALTASLIIALFLIPPIAAFLFRKTNLRERTQYVINGALVLLGILAIVYGFWLGLILIAFAITSFLKMRGTLSQKRKNLLDIIISSIAIVVLLAEYWRPLGFDRSIVMNLIFVSIICFGLLGVFSIFRIYYARILRWALQNRYLFLIIPATVLTLGIIIMRNTGKEFMPALNEGSFLLMPTSLPHAGVEENKRVLQQLDMAVASIPEIETVVGKAGRTESALDPAPLSMYENVIQYKSEYMRNASGQRQRYKVNDDGLFVLKNDKFIINPNNEIDEDANYDEISLKTTATREDLIEDEDGEYYRNWRPDIESPDDIWNEIVRVTKLPGVTSAPKLQPIETRLVMLQTGMRAPMGIKVKGPDLKSIENFGLQLEDILKQAEGVKEQAVFADRIVGKPYLLIDIKRDQLARYGVSIMDVQEILQVAVGGMPLTQTVEGRERYAVRVRYPRELRANPDDLHNIYVPVEKGSPVPLGELVEIRYEQGPQVIKSEDTFLIGYVLFDKLDGFAEVDVVENAQALIQENIDNGSLVVPQGVSYRFTGTYENQLRAEKTLSVVVPLCLLVIFLILYFQFRSVSTSLMVFTAIAVAFAGGFIMIWLYGQDWFFNFGFFGENLRDLFNMKTINLSVAVWVGFIALFGIATDDGVVMATYLDQSFKSNEPDNKKGIRLATLEAAGKRIRPCLMTTVTTVLALLPVLTSTGKGSDIMIPMAIPIFGGMIIDVTSYFLLPVLYSWKKEYQLKKANR, encoded by the coding sequence ATGCTAAATAAGAGCATTAAATTTCTCATAGAAAACAAACTTGTTGCCGTTCTACTACTCGCCCTATTTGTGGGTTGGGGCATCGTCAACGCACCCTTTAATTGGGAAACAGGCTTTTTGCCCACAGACCCAGTTGCCGTTGATGCCATACCTGATATTGGCGAGAACCAACAAATTGTTTTTACCAAGTGGCAAGGTCGCTCGCCACAGGATATTGAAGACCAAATCACATATCCGCTTACCACTTCCCTTCTTGGTATTCCAGGCGTAAAAACTATTCGTAGTTCTTCGATGTTTGGATTTTCCAGCATCTACATCATTTTTGAAGAAGACATCGAGTTCTATTGGTCGCGCAGTCGCATACTGGAAAAACTGAACTCACTTCCTGCAAACCTTTTGCCCGATGGTGTCAATCCATCTCTTGGGCCAGATGCCACAGGTCTGGGACAGATTTTTTGGTACACGCTGGAAGGTCGTGATAAAGACGGCAACGTAACTGGCGGATGGGATTTACAGGAATTGCGTAGCATACAGGATTACTATGTGAAATATGGATTGTCATCGGCAAGTGGTGTTTCTGAAGTAGCTTCCATTGGTGGCTATGTTCAGGAATACCAAGTGGACATTGACCCAGAAAAAATGCGCCAGTACAATGTGAGTATGGGCGATGTGGTTAAAGCCGTCAAACAGAGCAATCAAGATATAGGGGCACAGACTCTCGAAATCAATCAAGCCGAATACCTCGTACGCGGATTGGGTTACGTCAAGTCCATAGCAGATATTGAAAATGCAGTTGTAGATTCTGAAAATTTCACTTCCATCCGCATCAAAGATGTGGCTAACGTCCATTTGGGGCCTGCTACCAGACGTGGTATTCTCGATAAGGAAGGGGCCGAAGTCGTAGGTGGTGTCGTAGTCGCTCGCTACGGTGCAAATCCGTTGGAAGTTATCAATAATGTCAAGGCGCAAATTGCCGAAATAAGCTCTGGACTTCCCACAAAAACTTTATCAGATGGTCGCATTTCGCAAGTTACCATTGTACCATTTTATGACCGGACAGAACTCATACAAGAAACGCTGGGAACGCTCAATGAAGCACTCACTTTGGAAATCCTAATTACCATTTTGGTCATTATTATAATGGTTTTCAATCTGCGTGCATCCATCCTTATTTCAGGGTTGTTACCCGTAGCCGTTTTGATGGTTTTCATCACGATGAAGCTCTTTAATGTAGATGCAAATATCGTCGCACTTTCAGGTATTGCCATTGCCATCGGTACAATGGTGGACGTGGGCGTGATACTCGCCGAAAATATGATACGGCACTTGGAAGATGAAAAGTTACGCCTTAATGAAAACGGTAAAGAATACACCACAAACGAAATCATCTACAACGCAACTGCCGAAGTTTCCGGCGCTATCCTTACGGCAGTTTTAACGACCATAATCAGTTTCCTACCAGTATTCACAATGATAGGTGCTGAAGGTAAACTATTCCGCCCGCTCGCCTTTACTAAAACAATGGCACTCACGGCATCGCTCATTATTGCGCTGTTTCTCATTCCACCCATTGCGGCATTCCTTTTCCGTAAGACGAATTTGCGTGAACGGACACAGTACGTCATCAATGGCGCACTTGTTTTATTGGGAATTCTCGCCATCGTTTACGGCTTTTGGTTAGGACTAATTCTAATCGCCTTTGCCATCACATCATTTTTAAAGATGCGCGGTACGCTTTCGCAAAAGCGCAAAAACCTGCTTGACATCATCATTTCATCTATTGCTATCGTAGTTTTATTAGCAGAATACTGGCGACCATTAGGCTTTGACCGAAGCATTGTTATGAACCTGATATTTGTTTCCATCATCTGTTTTGGACTGCTCGGTGTGTTCTCGATTTTTAGGATATACTATGCGCGTATTTTGCGATGGGCACTTCAGAACCGATATCTGTTCTTAATCATTCCGGCTACGGTGCTCACGTTGGGCATCATCATTATGCGCAACACAGGTAAGGAATTTATGCCAGCACTCAATGAAGGTTCATTCTTATTGATGCCCACATCCTTACCGCACGCAGGCGTTGAAGAAAACAAACGTGTATTGCAACAGCTGGATATGGCGGTGGCAAGCATCCCAGAGATTGAAACTGTGGTGGGAAAAGCTGGAAGAACGGAAAGCGCACTCGACCCAGCACCACTTTCAATGTATGAGAATGTCATTCAGTATAAATCTGAATATATGCGCAATGCATCTGGCCAACGACAACGCTATAAAGTCAATGATGATGGATTGTTTGTACTGAAGAACGACAAATTCATTATCAATCCGAACAACGAGATAGATGAAGATGCCAACTATGACGAAATATCGCTAAAAACTACTGCCACACGCGAAGACTTGATTGAAGATGAAGATGGCGAGTACTACCGAAATTGGCGACCAGACATCGAGAGTCCAGATGATATTTGGAACGAGATAGTTCGAGTAACCAAACTACCAGGCGTGACATCTGCACCCAAGTTGCAACCCATCGAAACACGTTTGGTAATGCTACAAACGGGAATGCGTGCGCCTATGGGCATCAAGGTAAAAGGTCCGGATTTAAAGTCCATAGAAAATTTTGGACTGCAACTGGAAGACATCTTGAAACAAGCCGAAGGCGTTAAAGAACAAGCTGTCTTTGCAGACCGTATCGTGGGCAAACCCTACTTGCTCATCGATATTAAGCGAGACCAATTGGCTCGATATGGGGTGTCCATAATGGACGTGCAGGAAATCCTTCAAGTGGCCGTGGGCGGTATGCCACTAACGCAAACCGTGGAAGGTCGTGAGCGTTATGCCGTTCGGGTTCGCTATCCACGAGAATTGCGGGCAAATCCAGACGACTTGCATAATATCTATGTTCCTGTTGAAAAAGGAAGTCCCGTACCGCTGGGCGAATTGGTTGAAATTCGATACGAGCAAGGACCACAGGTCATTAAGAGTGAAGATACTTTTCTAATTGGCTATGTGCTGTTTGATAAACTCGATGGCTTTGCCGAAGTAGATGTGGTGGAAAATGCCCAAGCCTTAATTCAAGAAAATATTGATAACGGTTCGCTGGTCGTACCACAAGGCGTGAGCTATCGCTTTACGGGAACCTATGAAAATCAGTTACGAGCAGAAAAAACGCTATCGGTTGTCGTACCGCTTTGTTTGCTGGTTATTTTCTTGATTTTGTATTTCCAATTCAGGTCGGTTTCCACATCGCTTATGGTGTTTACCGCAATCGCCGTGGCCTTTGCTGGTGGCTTTATAATGATATGGCTATACGGACAAGATTGGTTTTTCAATTTCGGCTTTTTTGGCGAAAATCTGCGGGATTTGTTCAATATGAAAACCATCAATTTAAGTGTAGCCGTTTGGGTAGGTTTTATCGCCCTATTTGGTATTGCTACGGATGATGGCGTGGTAATGGCCACCTATTTAGACCAATCTTTCAAAAGCAACGAACCAGACAATAAAAAGGGCATTCGTCTCGCCACTTTGGAAGCCGCAGGTAAACGTATTCGTCCGTGTTTGATGACTACTGTAACTACGGTACTGGCACTACTTCCCGTACTTACATCCACAGGCAAGGGAAGCGATATAATGATACCGATGGCGATACCCATTTTTGGCGGAATGATAATCGATGTTACGTCCTATTTCCTACTGCCAGTCTTATATAGCTGGAAAAAGGAATACCAACTTAAAAAAGCAAACAGATGA
- a CDS encoding TolC family protein, whose translation MKKLKYILVFLFVSAFAKAQQLQSYIKEAEANNPEIQAFELRYNIAEEKVNEANWIPNTEVSAGYFVSEPETRVGAQRARIGVKQMLPWFGTITARENYATAMADAEYVDITIAKRKLALSVAQSYYRLYSIRAKQAVLDENIQLLETYERLALTSVEVGKASAVDVLRLQIRQNELHQQKEVLEEEFTAEQTAFNNLLNRDSMMTVIVVPEMEIPQEDPFYNNEALSLNPELLKYDKLYESVAQSELLNQRESLPMIGFGVDYLPVTERSDVNFSDNGKDVLMPMVSVSIPIFNNRYKSISKQNELRQQEIETQREQRLNVLESAFAKAQSQRNQARIAYDTQDRNLKQAQDAEEILVKNYETGTIDFNDVLDIQELQLKFQMNQIESVQMYYVQSAIINYLIN comes from the coding sequence ATGAAGAAATTAAAATATATACTGGTGTTCTTGTTTGTTTCCGCTTTCGCGAAAGCGCAACAATTACAATCCTACATTAAGGAAGCCGAAGCGAACAATCCAGAAATTCAAGCCTTTGAACTGCGCTATAATATTGCCGAAGAAAAGGTAAATGAAGCCAACTGGATTCCAAATACCGAAGTGAGTGCCGGCTATTTTGTGAGTGAGCCTGAAACCAGAGTCGGTGCGCAACGTGCACGAATAGGCGTAAAACAGATGTTGCCGTGGTTTGGTACCATTACCGCTCGTGAAAATTATGCCACCGCAATGGCAGATGCCGAATATGTGGATATCACGATTGCAAAGCGCAAGCTCGCACTTTCGGTTGCACAATCCTATTATCGTTTATATTCCATACGTGCCAAGCAAGCCGTACTGGATGAAAACATACAACTACTGGAAACCTACGAACGACTTGCACTCACATCTGTAGAAGTGGGCAAAGCGAGTGCCGTAGATGTGTTGCGACTTCAGATTAGACAAAATGAATTACACCAACAAAAGGAAGTGCTGGAAGAAGAATTTACAGCAGAACAAACGGCTTTTAACAATCTGCTCAACCGTGATTCGATGATGACGGTTATCGTCGTTCCAGAAATGGAAATTCCGCAGGAAGACCCATTTTACAACAATGAAGCGCTATCGCTCAATCCCGAACTGCTCAAATATGACAAACTCTATGAATCGGTAGCACAATCCGAACTGCTCAACCAACGTGAGAGTTTGCCTATGATTGGTTTTGGTGTAGACTACCTGCCCGTAACGGAACGTAGCGATGTCAACTTCAGCGATAATGGGAAAGATGTGTTGATGCCTATGGTTTCGGTTTCAATCCCCATTTTCAACAACCGTTACAAATCCATTTCAAAGCAAAACGAACTGCGACAGCAAGAAATAGAGACCCAACGGGAACAGCGATTGAATGTGCTGGAATCCGCTTTCGCGAAAGCACAATCACAACGTAACCAAGCGCGCATTGCATACGACACACAAGACCGCAACCTGAAACAAGCGCAGGATGCCGAAGAAATTCTGGTAAAAAATTATGAAACTGGCACTATCGATTTTAATGATGTGCTGGACATTCAGGAATTGCAGTTGAAGTTTCAGATGAATCAAATCGAGTCGGTGCAAATGTACTATGTACAATCGGCCATTATTAACTATTTAATCAACTAA